Proteins encoded in a region of the Cytobacillus sp. IB215665 genome:
- a CDS encoding rhodanese-like domain-containing protein produces the protein MNSVKEISTVELEEKLNREEKLNLVDVREDDEVATGIIPSAKHIKMGDIPNHLDHFSKEEEYIFICRSGARSERVCQYMQQQGYNVKNMVGGMLEWSGDKA, from the coding sequence GTGAATTCGGTAAAAGAGATTTCAACAGTGGAGTTAGAAGAGAAGTTGAATAGAGAAGAAAAGCTAAACTTAGTAGATGTGAGAGAAGATGATGAAGTAGCTACAGGTATTATTCCTAGTGCCAAGCATATAAAAATGGGAGATATCCCTAATCATCTCGATCACTTTTCAAAAGAAGAAGAATATATATTCATATGTCGTTCTGGTGCGCGAAGTGAGCGTGTATGTCAATACATGCAGCAGCAAGGTTATAATGTGAAAAATATGGTTGGTGGTATGTTAGAATGGTCCGGGGATAAAGCATAA